The Argentina anserina chromosome 5, drPotAnse1.1, whole genome shotgun sequence genome includes the window GGTTTATTGATAATGTCGAAGTTGATAAAAGATCGAGCTTCTCTGCCTTTAACACTTGGTGCACTTCTCTAAATGTTAAGTATCCTTGTCCTTTATTTGTTTTCGGACAACTATTTAGTTTTTATCAATTTTTAAAGTCTAATGGAGTTGGTAACTCCAATGCTACACAGTTTCCAAAGTCCCAATTCTTGTTGCAAACCCAAGAAGTCAGGATAATGAGTTGTGTACAAAGGCAGAAAGAATCCTCTCTAGAAACAAATCcttctttcttcatttctttcttcatttctttcaaCTTCATCCAGTGTCAGTTTTGCTACAAATGAACTGGCCACATGTTGGTGTGAATCATTTGCGCTGTTATTAGCTGCTCTGAGTCTGCAAGAGGTTTTGGCAAAAACATCTGGTACCAACTCTCTGCATCTTCAATTCCTACCAGGCTATTTACCTAAACTAATTAGGTTTGCATGCTGCTTTTTTCCTCTGCTACTGGTTTAGTGATACcatttaataataatatccAACAAGCTCGATCCTTTTGTTTAAGTTGCTGGTCATGAACTTGATCCATGACTTCatgttcagttttttttttctttttcaattttaaagCCGAGTTCCAAAGGAAATCTTTATTGAGCCTAATACCCCGGCAaagttttttaaaaaaaaattagttgacCATGAGCTTTAAGTTAAGCTTAAGCATATTGACCTGTAAAACTCATCTACAACAGCCAGAAAGGATCAAATTAGCTTTCATCCTAGATAACAGACAGAGGCTAAACCTAGTAGGAATTTCATTTGATAgaatatttataaacatgcTACAAGTATCGATCTGTAATCAATTATGTAATTTTGCAGTTAAAGGCACATTGTTGATGATGTTGTATACTTAATGAAGTTAGCTAAATATactttgagtttttttcaccaacagtcccttaattatggtgtacctaccaatgtgatacctcaactcttgatcgtaccaatgtgatacccagactctaatATTGCTATCAtcgaagtacttccgtcagtttttttcaacttctccgtcatcttggtgacgtggcaagtacgcgaggcccacaaagagggttaaaagacaaaattaacctcatctgagaggagcaatgttttttccgccctttaccttgagaaagacacccaacaattccaattttggcgccaattttccctctctactccttaatttgtgtctcttatctaaactaaagaactaccgccaaccagtcgaccacaatctgataaaacctagatcaatctcattttctatttgtaccctagcacttgttaaactaacaaaataaatatagaaatttatatggaacatctcatttccacaatctcataagaatataaaaacgcataacttaacgaaattcaaatacatgtttaagtaccattagttgtcaccttttatgttgatctgccatgatttttgcttgtaagaactaatggtacttaaacatgtatttgaatttcgttaagttatgcgtttctatattcttatgagattgtggaaatgagatgttccatataaatttctatatttattctgtttgtttaacaagtgctagggtaaaaatagaaaatgagattgatctaggttttatcagattgtggtcgactggttggcggtagttctttagtttagataagagacacaaattaaggagtatggagaGAAAATtggtgccaaaattggaattgttgggtgtctttctcaaggtaaaaggcgggaaaaacattgctcctctcagatgaggttgattttgtcttttaaccctctttgtgggcctcacgtacttgccacgtcaccaagataacggagaagttgaaaaaaactgacggaagtacttcaatgatagcaatactagagtctgggtatcacattgatacgattaagagttgaggtatcacattggtaggtacaccagagttgagggactgttagtgaaaaaaactcatataCTTTTAATGTTTCtctttaatattttattttgaatgtgAATGCTTATTCTTAGCTACTGAATTACATGAGTAACTTGACCATTTAGTGATATTAGGACTTGGTGTTCAAAATTTTTACTGAACTTTCAATAGAGAACTAGTTATGGTCCATTCTCCTTTTATCataattttttaatcaaatgaaATTTCCGTAATAGTTCTGATTAGTTACATTCTAGCTTTgtgtattgtaaaaaaatttcaatttgcTTTTTCCTGCTGGTAGCAGGAGGAAGATATATGAAGATTTTCTCTCCATATTATGTCCACAGGATTAGATCACGTTTAAGAAATACAGTGGCGGCTAAAGTATGATGTGATTGAATCATTGATGTAAGTTGTCCGCATGATTTTCTATTATGTTTTGATCTCAACCAAGAAATGCATGTGCTGAGGCTTTGATTCATGGTTGCACACAAACATGCAGTGCACAATCATAGTTTCCTGGTTTGTTCATTGCCTACCTTcgccttctttctttttctataaTTAGTGAATTTATTGTTATTCTTAAATTGCACttcaaattaagaaaatataatACTAATACATTTTATTATATTGAAGCCTTGAGAATAATTCTGGTGATTCAGTTGATTACAATGGAAATAAATACAGATGGCATGATAGCTTTGAGCTGTGCTGCTTCACCTTCATGCTTCTGatccgcatcagaagccaagCTATTTCAAAGTTTTACTCAAAGTCAAATACCACAGATATTGGGGTGTTAACGGTATGCTGATCAGACACCCAACTCAAATATCCCTGAGAAAATGGCATACCATCACCCCCAGCACCGTCTTGTGCTGCAAATACCACTTGGTATGTCAATTTCTGGTTAACCTCTGTAAATGTAAGTACCTCAGGTAGCACAGTGATGTCCATTTTATGTAGGCTCAGGGGAGCCAATTTGTAACTTGAACTAGCTGGGCCAACATTCGTCAAGGTTCTTGTGTAATTCTGAGGCTTACCACCAGGCAAGATAAAGATAGAAAATGTGGGATAGTTTAGTTGTGCTTCTGGTATTGCTCCTACGTCAGAGCACTTCACTTTTTGTTGGGTGATTGCCCCTATCTGTCTGCTTGTGTAATTCAAACCACACAAGTAAGGAATGTAATCCTGTGGTTGTATGTCGTAGATTAACCCAGGGTCATTTGCTTTTGAAGGGTTGACATGACCTGCACCAATGGCAAAGAGGTCTGCTGCTAAAAGTGTTTGATCAAGAATGGCCGAGCCAGCAAGGTTGTTTACTTCAGCAGTTGTCATCATTGCAGACCTAATAGCAGCTGGTGACCAATCAGGGTGTGAGCTCTTGAGCAACGCTGCAATGCCGCTTAGGTGAGGGCATGACATTGAAGTACCTGAAATAATGTTGAATGTGGCCTTAGAGTCAGTGGCATTATCCACTGAAAATGGCCATGCAGCTAGAATGCTCACACCAGGACCGATAATGTCAGGTTTCAAAATTGCAGGGCTTGCCAAGCTTGGTCCTCTTGATGAGAAAAAAGCAACTTTGGGAGCCAGCTGATCACCAATGACAGTGCCGTTGAATAATATTGTAGCTGTTGGTGTGGAGGTTAAGTTAATGTAGGCTTTGATGCTCGCCCCTGCAGCGTAACTCACATGTGATGCCGGAAGCACATGCGCCTCTGCTAAGGTGGTATAGCCACCTGATTCTGGGTTGACAAGAATCATGGCAACACCACCAGCTCTTTTTACTTCTACCCCTTTTGAAATTCTTTTGACTCCTCCACCCAGCTCACACACCACTACTTTCCCTCCAACATTTGTAAGGGACCCTGCATCACAAAACGCTGATGAATCATTGCTATATGCACCTGCATAAACAAGAGGGAATAGTTTTGAACCGAAATCTTCAGGCTGGAACAGTGATTCCCCTTCATATTCTTGCCCATTTCCAAGCTTTACTGTTGTTCTTATGCTTCTGTCAATGGTGCTTGCACCAACTGTGAGAATCCATGGAGCTTCATTGGATAAAGTCTGATAATCAGGGCCCTCATTTCCAGCTGAACAGCTAACAAAGATTCCCTTCTGCATTGCTCCAAATGCACCGACTGCAATTCCATCAGCATAGAAAAAAGCTGAGCCACCACCGAGTGAGAGGGATAGCACATCAACTCCATCATCAACTGCAGTGTCCATAGCAGCTAAAATGTCTGCTTCAGAACAACCATCATCAGAGCAGACCTTGTACATCGCCAAGTGAGCATGAGGTGCCATGCCAGTTGCTGTGCCATTCGCCATTCCAAACACGCCGGCACCTTTCACAAAATTTCCTGCAGCTGTGCTTGCAGTGTGAGTGCCATGGCCTTCATCGTCAACTGGAGGGGCTCCTGTAGTTTTCCCACCATTGAAACTTCTTGCACCAATGAGCTTGTTGTTACAAACTGTCCCGTTGAAATCACACTTGCCTTTCCATTTAGCAGGAGGAGGGGGTACTCCTTCATCCCCAAATGAAGGATGGTCTGGAAATATTCCAGAATCCAAAAGTCCAATAATCACACCTTCACCATTATTAGACCCTTTACTAAGTCCCACTCCTTGCTGCAGCCCCAAGAAGTTGGGACTGTGAGTTGTGTGCAACTGCAGATTTCGTTCTGGATGAGCGGAGATAAACCCATCTTTCTTCTCCATCTCTTCAACTTCCTCCGCTGTCAGCTTCGCTGCGAAGCCAGTTGCCACATTGCGGTATGCATAAACCATTCGTGGTTTCTCGAGCTGGTCTGAGTTTGCAATACTTTGGGGCATATATGTCTGGTACCAACTCTCCAAATCTTTATGATCAGATTGCTCAAGGAAATTGCCAACTGGCTTTTCTAACCAAACTATATAAGTTTGCAAGCTTTTTGTCTCGGCTAGCGGCTGTGCTACTGCCACTTTCTTATCAGCAACTGCTAGTGACAAGTAAAACATGAAACTAAAGCCAACAATGTACATGATCTGCATCACTACACACTTTTTATTCTCCATCTGGTGACTAAGAAATAGTGGGATTGAGCAAATGCTTCGTTTTTGTTTACCATTTCAGgctcctatatatagatggtaaGGGACTGGTGAATTTAAGTCTCTGGAATCACATTCGCCggcttttttcttgttttttttgcagatgatgatgattccATGTTAGGAAAGTTACTTTGTTGTGACATAGTTAACAGGTTGCCAAATGGTAATGGGAAACAGAAGGGTATGTAGGACGTTTGAATAGGAAGGCCAGCTGATTCAGACAATTATATCAAACTGGCGATTAGTCTTATGTTATAGTATGTTAATCTTTATGAGGCCGCTCTGTTAGTCTGTTTCCAACTGGCTGTCATTGAGCAATAGTTAAGATCTCCTTCTGGAATCTTGACGTCGTCTCTTGATTTGGTTTCTGCTATGGTGCTGtgttcatttatatatattttctttaggGTTAATTCATCTTATGGTACCTAAAGTATGGttatttggacaatttggtacctgatatatgaaaacggacaatttggtacctgaagttctcatt containing:
- the LOC126793195 gene encoding subtilisin-like protease, producing the protein MENKKCVVMQIMYIVGFSFMFYLSLAVADKKVAVAQPLAETKSLQTYIVWLEKPVGNFLEQSDHKDLESWYQTYMPQSIANSDQLEKPRMVYAYRNVATGFAAKLTAEEVEEMEKKDGFISAHPERNLQLHTTHSPNFLGLQQGVGLSKGSNNGEGVIIGLLDSGIFPDHPSFGDEGVPPPPAKWKGKCDFNGTVCNNKLIGARSFNGGKTTGAPPVDDEGHGTHTASTAAGNFVKGAGVFGMANGTATGMAPHAHLAMYKVCSDDGCSEADILAAMDTAVDDGVDVLSLSLGGGSAFFYADGIAVGAFGAMQKGIFVSCSAGNEGPDYQTLSNEAPWILTVGASTIDRSIRTTVKLGNGQEYEGESLFQPEDFGSKLFPLVYAGAYSNDSSAFCDAGSLTNVGGKVVVCELGGGVKRISKGVEVKRAGGVAMILVNPESGGYTTLAEAHVLPASHVSYAAGASIKAYINLTSTPTATILFNGTVIGDQLAPKVAFFSSRGPSLASPAILKPDIIGPGVSILAAWPFSVDNATDSKATFNIISGTSMSCPHLSGIAALLKSSHPDWSPAAIRSAMMTTAEVNNLAGSAILDQTLLAADLFAIGAGHVNPSKANDPGLIYDIQPQDYIPYLCGLNYTSRQIGAITQQKVKCSDVGAIPEAQLNYPTFSIFILPGGKPQNYTRTLTNVGPASSSYKLAPLSLHKMDITVLPEVLTFTEVNQKLTYQVVFAAQDGAGGDGMPFSQGYLSWVSDQHTVNTPISVVFDFE